A genomic region of Minwuia thermotolerans contains the following coding sequences:
- a CDS encoding SMP-30/gluconolactonase/LRE family protein, translated as MMRTLETLVEGLKFGEGPRWRDGWLWYSDFYAHHVRRVNLQGRVAEVVDVANQPSGLGFMPDGSCLIVSMLDRRLLRLKDGKLTEHADLSDRVDAPCNDMVVDAMGRAYVGNFGFERHKGQSPKTTSMWRVDPDGSIHEAAGDLMFPNGTVITPDGGTLIVGETFASRLTAFDVAEDGALSNRRVWAEMAGGVPDGICLDEEGAIWVADPRGCRVQRILEGGRVAEEIALEGRGAYACMLGGPEKRHLFVITNEDSGPGVAERTAGRVEVTEVDIPGAGLP; from the coding sequence ATGATGCGGACACTTGAAACGCTGGTCGAGGGGCTGAAGTTCGGCGAGGGCCCGCGCTGGCGCGACGGCTGGCTCTGGTATTCGGACTTCTACGCCCATCACGTGCGACGGGTGAACCTGCAGGGCCGGGTGGCGGAGGTGGTCGACGTCGCCAACCAGCCCTCCGGCCTCGGCTTCATGCCGGACGGTTCGTGCCTGATCGTCTCCATGCTCGACCGCCGGCTGCTGCGGCTGAAGGACGGCAAGCTGACCGAGCACGCCGACCTGTCGGACAGGGTCGACGCGCCTTGCAACGACATGGTCGTCGACGCCATGGGCCGGGCCTATGTCGGCAATTTCGGCTTCGAACGCCACAAGGGCCAGTCGCCGAAGACCACCAGCATGTGGCGCGTGGACCCGGACGGCTCGATCCACGAGGCGGCGGGTGACCTCATGTTTCCCAACGGCACGGTGATCACGCCCGACGGCGGCACGCTGATCGTGGGAGAGACCTTCGCCAGCCGCCTGACCGCCTTCGACGTGGCGGAAGACGGTGCGCTGTCGAACCGCCGCGTCTGGGCGGAGATGGCGGGCGGCGTGCCCGACGGAATCTGCCTGGACGAGGAGGGCGCCATCTGGGTCGCGGATCCGCGCGGGTGTCGCGTGCAGCGCATCCTGGAGGGCGGCCGGGTGGCCGAGGAAATCGCGCTGGAAGGCCGTGGCGCCTATGCCTGCATGCTGGGCGGGCCGGAGAAGCGGCATCTGTTCGTCATCACCAACGAGGACAGCGGTCCCGGTGTCGCCGAGCGCACGGCGGGCCGCGTCGAGGTCACGGAAGTCGACATTCCCGGCGCCGGGCTGCCCTGA
- a CDS encoding alpha-D-ribose 1-methylphosphonate 5-phosphate C-P-lyase PhnJ → MSKWTETPGRWDPAYNFAYLDEQTKRMIRRALLKAVAIPGYQVPFASREMPMPYGWGTGGIQVTAAVIGREDRLKVIDQGSDDTTNAVSIRRFFRRTTGVETTERTAEATIVQTRHRIPEKPLTEDQILVYQVPIPEPLRFLEPRETETRKMHALSEYGLMHVKLYEDIARHGHIATTYAYPVKVSGRYVTDPSPIPKFDNPKLDNMRCLQLFGAGREQRIYAIPPFTRVASLDFEDHPFEVQTWDEACAICGAAESFLDEIVTDDRGGRMFVCSDTDYCAARRGEKPEDAA, encoded by the coding sequence ATGAGCAAGTGGACGGAAACGCCGGGCCGCTGGGATCCCGCCTACAATTTCGCCTATCTGGACGAGCAGACGAAGCGGATGATCCGCCGCGCGCTGCTGAAGGCGGTGGCCATTCCCGGCTATCAGGTCCCCTTCGCCAGCCGGGAGATGCCGATGCCCTATGGCTGGGGCACCGGCGGCATCCAGGTGACCGCCGCCGTGATCGGCCGGGAGGACCGGCTGAAGGTGATCGACCAGGGCTCCGACGACACCACCAACGCCGTCAGCATCCGCCGCTTCTTCCGCCGCACCACGGGTGTGGAGACCACCGAGCGCACCGCCGAGGCGACGATCGTCCAGACCCGCCACCGCATTCCGGAGAAGCCGCTCACGGAGGACCAGATCCTGGTCTACCAGGTGCCGATTCCGGAGCCCCTGCGCTTCCTGGAGCCGCGAGAGACCGAGACGCGGAAGATGCACGCGCTGTCCGAATACGGCCTGATGCACGTCAAGCTCTACGAGGACATCGCCCGCCACGGCCACATCGCCACCACCTACGCCTATCCGGTCAAGGTGAGCGGGCGCTACGTCACCGATCCCTCGCCGATCCCGAAGTTCGACAATCCGAAGTTGGACAACATGCGCTGTCTGCAGCTCTTCGGCGCGGGGCGGGAACAACGCATCTACGCCATCCCGCCCTTCACCAGGGTCGCCAGCCTGGATTTCGAGGATCATCCCTTCGAGGTGCAGACCTGGGACGAGGCCTGCGCGATCTGCGGTGCGGCCGAAAGCTTCCTGGACGAGATCGTCACCGACGACCGGGGCGGGCGGATGTTCGTCTGCTCCGACACCGACTATTGCGCCGCGCGGCGCGGCGAGAAACCGGAGGACGCGGCATGA
- a CDS encoding DUF1045 domain-containing protein, whose protein sequence is MTNGARYAIYFVPEHGSMLARRGASWLGRNAVTGEAVEQHRPGGIDPATFAEKTESARRYGFHATLKAPMRLTPGVSERPFRAAVAEYAARVRPFDLGPLSPKWIGAFLALTPDSADPEHMRALKDWAFGVVRGLEPFRAPMPGEEFERRARGLDDRQRQLLERWGYPYVCDEFRFHMTLSAPVPEAERSAWRAAADRWFAPALAQDVVIDAISIAVERDPPGPFVELARYPLGDG, encoded by the coding sequence ATGACGAACGGGGCCCGCTATGCGATCTACTTCGTGCCGGAGCACGGCAGCATGCTTGCCCGCCGCGGCGCATCCTGGCTGGGCCGGAACGCGGTGACCGGCGAGGCGGTCGAGCAGCACCGCCCCGGCGGGATCGACCCGGCCACCTTCGCCGAGAAGACGGAATCGGCCCGGCGCTATGGTTTCCACGCCACGCTGAAAGCGCCGATGCGCCTGACGCCGGGGGTCTCCGAACGGCCCTTCCGCGCGGCGGTCGCCGAATACGCCGCCCGCGTCCGGCCCTTCGACCTGGGCCCCCTGTCGCCGAAATGGATCGGGGCTTTCCTGGCCCTGACGCCGGACAGCGCCGATCCCGAACACATGCGGGCGCTCAAGGACTGGGCCTTCGGCGTCGTCCGGGGCCTCGAACCCTTTCGGGCGCCGATGCCGGGCGAGGAATTCGAACGCCGCGCCAGGGGCCTGGACGACCGCCAGCGTCAGCTTCTGGAGCGCTGGGGCTATCCTTATGTGTGCGACGAATTTCGCTTCCACATGACGCTCTCGGCCCCGGTGCCGGAGGCGGAGCGCAGCGCCTGGCGGGCGGCCGCAGACCGCTGGTTCGCCCCGGCGCTCGCGCAGGATGTGGTGATCGACGCCATCAGCATCGCCGTGGAGCGCGACCCGCCCGGCCCTTTCGTGGAACTGGCCCGCTACCCGCTCGGCGACGGCTGA
- a CDS encoding SDR family NAD(P)-dependent oxidoreductase, with product MLDLGLEDKVAIITGGSDGLGRATAHRMAAEGAKVVICARRGDYLQTVARELADDTGGTVLGVQADVCRAADCEKLIEAAREAFGGVDILVNNAGASAAAGFMDVTDEGWQADFDLKIMGAVRMCRGVIPMMRQRGGGAIVNATIGWGKAPGSAKLPTSLSRAAGINLTKSLANEYAADNIRVNTVCIGLIKSAQWTRRADGDAELAALYDRMSGQVPLGRMGEAEEYGDLVAFLCSKRGAYITGTAINLDGGMCPVV from the coding sequence ATGCTGGATCTGGGACTGGAAGACAAGGTTGCCATCATCACCGGCGGCAGCGACGGACTGGGACGGGCCACGGCTCACCGCATGGCCGCCGAAGGGGCGAAGGTGGTGATCTGCGCGCGGCGCGGGGATTATCTGCAGACGGTCGCCAGAGAACTTGCCGACGACACCGGCGGCACGGTGCTGGGCGTGCAGGCCGACGTCTGCAGGGCCGCCGACTGCGAGAAGCTGATCGAGGCGGCGCGCGAGGCCTTCGGCGGCGTCGACATCCTGGTCAACAACGCCGGCGCCTCGGCCGCGGCGGGCTTCATGGACGTCACCGACGAAGGCTGGCAGGCGGACTTCGATCTGAAGATCATGGGCGCGGTGCGCATGTGCCGCGGCGTCATCCCCATGATGCGGCAACGCGGCGGCGGGGCGATCGTCAACGCCACCATCGGCTGGGGCAAGGCGCCGGGCTCGGCCAAGCTGCCGACCAGCCTGTCGCGCGCCGCGGGCATCAACCTGACCAAGTCGCTGGCCAACGAATACGCCGCCGACAACATCCGCGTGAACACGGTCTGCATTGGCCTGATCAAGAGCGCCCAGTGGACGCGGCGCGCCGACGGTGACGCGGAACTGGCGGCACTCTACGATCGGATGTCCGGCCAGGTCCCGCTCGGCCGCATGGGCGAAGCGGAGGAATACGGCGATCTCGTCGCTTTCCTCTGTTCGAAGCGCGGCGCCTACATCACCGGCACGGCGATCAACCTCGACGGCGGCATGTGCCCGGTGGTGTAG
- a CDS encoding sodium-dependent bicarbonate transport family permease, protein MTEILSLAAGNLLSPMVLFFALGLAAGLARSDLAVPEVLAKGMALYLMLAIGLKGGVALSETGLTLAVIAMLALGAALSFLLPFFAFFLLRATTGMSATDAGSVAAHYGSISVVTFVAASTFLTEVGVAHSGAMVAVVALMETPAIAAGLLLVHMNRQKTADSEPEVGGRLVREILLNGSIVLLMGSFVIGWITGSEGLEAVSPFVVDPFKGVLCLFLLDMGLVAASRLREAKGIGPSALLFGIYMPLISAAVGCGLAALLGVQAGDVMLFGLLAASASYIAVPAAMRLALPDANPSISLCLSLGITFPFNLAIGIPLYLGFARWLTG, encoded by the coding sequence ATGACCGAGATACTCTCGCTCGCGGCCGGCAACCTGCTGAGTCCGATGGTTCTTTTCTTCGCGCTGGGGCTAGCCGCCGGTCTGGCGCGCTCCGACCTAGCGGTCCCGGAAGTGCTGGCCAAGGGCATGGCCCTCTATCTCATGCTCGCGATCGGTCTGAAGGGCGGCGTCGCCCTGTCGGAGACGGGGCTCACACTGGCCGTTATCGCCATGCTCGCCCTGGGGGCGGCGCTCAGCTTCCTGCTGCCCTTCTTCGCCTTCTTCCTTCTGCGGGCCACAACAGGCATGTCGGCAACGGATGCCGGATCCGTCGCCGCGCACTACGGCTCCATCAGCGTGGTCACCTTCGTCGCCGCCAGCACCTTCCTGACCGAGGTCGGCGTCGCCCATTCCGGCGCCATGGTGGCGGTGGTCGCCCTCATGGAGACGCCGGCCATAGCCGCCGGTCTCCTGCTGGTCCACATGAACCGGCAGAAGACCGCCGACAGCGAACCGGAAGTGGGCGGCAGGCTGGTCCGCGAGATCCTGCTGAACGGTTCGATCGTGCTGCTGATGGGCTCCTTCGTCATCGGCTGGATCACCGGCTCGGAGGGTCTTGAGGCCGTCTCGCCCTTCGTCGTCGATCCCTTCAAGGGCGTGCTCTGCCTCTTCCTGCTGGACATGGGGCTGGTGGCCGCCAGCCGCCTGAGAGAGGCAAAGGGCATCGGACCTTCGGCGCTGCTGTTCGGGATCTACATGCCGCTCATCTCGGCGGCTGTCGGCTGCGGCCTCGCCGCCCTGCTGGGGGTCCAGGCGGGCGACGTCATGCTGTTCGGCCTGCTGGCCGCCAGCGCATCCTATATCGCCGTTCCGGCGGCGATGCGTCTGGCGCTGCCTGACGCCAACCCCTCGATCAGCCTCTGCCTCAGTCTCGGGATCACGTTCCCCTTCAACCTCGCCATCGGCATTCCGCTTTATCTGGGCTTCGCGCGCTGGCTGACCGGCTAG
- a CDS encoding ZIP family metal transporter has protein sequence MPDFLNSLAGMPTPLAGFLGSLAAGLMSGVGAVLILLVDTRNERAEVLLLGFSAGVMLAATSFSLIVPGVDAALAGGSSAMDAAFIMAAGLMLGGVALWLINAYAPHEHFVGGHEGPPAESLSRMWLFVIAITLHNFPEGLAVGVGFGGDKLSDGVPLAAGIGLQNIPEGFVVALALASEGYSRSRAIGIGLLTGLVEPVGGLVGAAAVTLSAAVLPWGMAFAAGAMLFVISGEMIPETHREKRGVLPTFGILIGFAVMMVLDIGLG, from the coding sequence ATGCCCGACTTCCTGAACAGCCTGGCCGGAATGCCAACGCCCCTTGCGGGCTTTCTCGGCAGCCTGGCCGCCGGGTTGATGAGCGGCGTCGGCGCGGTGCTGATCCTGCTGGTCGACACGCGCAACGAGCGCGCCGAGGTGCTGCTGCTGGGTTTCAGCGCCGGGGTGATGCTGGCCGCGACCTCCTTCTCGCTGATCGTGCCGGGCGTGGATGCGGCCCTCGCCGGCGGGTCCAGCGCCATGGACGCCGCCTTCATCATGGCCGCCGGCCTGATGCTGGGCGGCGTGGCGCTGTGGCTGATCAACGCCTATGCACCCCATGAGCACTTCGTGGGCGGCCACGAGGGGCCGCCGGCCGAGAGCCTCAGCCGCATGTGGCTGTTCGTCATCGCCATCACGCTGCACAACTTCCCCGAAGGCCTGGCGGTCGGCGTCGGTTTCGGCGGCGACAAACTCTCCGACGGCGTGCCGCTGGCGGCGGGCATCGGCCTGCAGAATATCCCGGAAGGTTTCGTCGTCGCCCTGGCGCTCGCCTCGGAGGGCTATTCGCGGAGCCGAGCCATCGGGATCGGCCTGCTCACCGGGCTGGTGGAGCCCGTCGGCGGGCTGGTGGGCGCCGCCGCGGTGACCCTCAGCGCCGCCGTCCTGCCCTGGGGCATGGCTTTCGCCGCGGGCGCCATGCTGTTCGTCATTTCCGGCGAGATGATCCCGGAGACGCACCGGGAAAAGCGCGGCGTTCTGCCGACCTTCGGCATCCTCATCGGCTTCGCCGTCATGATGGTCCTCGACATCGGACTGGGCTGA
- a CDS encoding shikimate dehydrogenase gives MNWKNTETRGGAEAVAGVLVGLIGSGIGLSRTPAMHEAAARHLGRSLVYRLLDTDRMGPARPGLGQLLDQAAMFGFSGLNITHPYKQAVLPLLDDVAREADEIGSVNTVVFRGGRSTGHNTDYWGFRVSFQQRMTGVVRRRVLQLGAGGAGAAVARALLDCGVGELVLLDVEPDRADELVRRLAGRFGADRVRMAADVAGEAASADGIVNATPVGMDKLPGAPLPLDLLGSAHWAADIVYLPLETEFLRAARALGCQTLSGEGMAIH, from the coding sequence ATGAACTGGAAGAACACGGAAACCCGGGGCGGCGCGGAAGCGGTGGCGGGCGTGCTGGTCGGCCTGATCGGCAGCGGTATCGGTCTCTCGCGCACGCCGGCGATGCATGAGGCCGCGGCGCGGCACCTCGGGCGCTCTCTGGTCTACCGCCTGCTGGACACGGACCGGATGGGGCCGGCGCGGCCCGGCCTGGGGCAGTTGCTGGACCAGGCGGCGATGTTCGGCTTCTCCGGCCTCAACATCACGCATCCCTACAAGCAGGCGGTGCTGCCGCTGCTCGACGATGTGGCGCGGGAAGCCGACGAGATCGGCTCGGTCAACACCGTGGTCTTCCGCGGCGGCCGCAGTACCGGTCACAACACCGACTACTGGGGCTTCCGGGTGAGCTTCCAGCAACGGATGACCGGCGTCGTACGCCGCCGGGTATTGCAGCTCGGGGCCGGCGGGGCCGGGGCAGCCGTGGCGCGCGCGTTGCTCGACTGCGGCGTCGGAGAGCTTGTCCTGCTGGACGTCGAGCCGGACAGGGCCGACGAACTTGTCCGGCGCCTGGCGGGGCGTTTCGGCGCCGACCGCGTTCGCATGGCGGCCGATGTGGCGGGCGAAGCCGCCTCGGCCGACGGCATCGTCAACGCGACGCCGGTCGGCATGGACAAGCTTCCCGGCGCGCCGCTGCCGCTCGATCTGCTCGGCTCCGCCCACTGGGCCGCCGACATCGTCTACCTGCCGCTGGAAACCGAGTTCCTCCGGGCCGCGCGCGCGCTCGGCTGCCAGACCCTGTCGGGGGAGGGCATGGCGATCCACTAG
- a CDS encoding helix-turn-helix domain-containing protein, translated as MLTIHEVAELLKMKETTVRGWINDGSLRAVKFGRDWRVAFKDLERFVEERANRPAPDTE; from the coding sequence ATGCTCACAATTCACGAGGTGGCCGAACTCCTGAAGATGAAGGAGACGACCGTGCGCGGCTGGATCAACGACGGTTCGCTGCGGGCGGTGAAATTCGGCCGCGACTGGCGCGTCGCCTTCAAGGATCTGGAACGGTTCGTGGAGGAACGCGCCAACCGGCCCGCACCCGATACGGAGTAG
- the phnK gene encoding phosphonate C-P lyase system protein PhnK, whose product MTAVPPLLEARGVSKRFGRIEACRNVSFSIRPGEVLGVVGESGSGKTTLLRCISALMEPNAGEVLYRMNDGETRNVFGLSEPERRLLMRTDWGFVHQNPRDGLRMGVSAGANVGERLMAVGQRHYGNIRSAAIDWLDRVEVSADRIDDRPDTFSGGMQQRVQIARNLVTHPRLVFMDEPTGGLDVSVQARLLDLLRGLVAELALSAIVVTHDLAVARLLCQQLMVMRQGEIVEQGLTDQVLDDPQHPYTQLLVSSVLQP is encoded by the coding sequence ATGACGGCGGTTCCGCCCCTGCTCGAGGCGCGCGGCGTCTCCAAGCGTTTCGGCCGCATCGAGGCCTGCCGCAACGTCTCCTTCTCGATCCGTCCCGGCGAGGTGCTGGGCGTGGTCGGCGAATCCGGCTCGGGCAAGACGACCCTGCTGCGCTGTATCTCCGCCCTCATGGAGCCGAACGCCGGGGAAGTGCTATACCGCATGAACGACGGCGAGACCCGCAACGTATTCGGCCTTTCCGAGCCCGAACGGCGGCTTCTGATGCGGACGGACTGGGGCTTCGTCCACCAGAACCCGCGCGACGGGCTGCGCATGGGCGTCAGCGCCGGCGCCAATGTGGGCGAGCGGCTGATGGCCGTCGGGCAGCGTCACTACGGCAATATCCGCAGCGCGGCGATCGACTGGCTCGACCGCGTGGAAGTGTCGGCGGACCGCATCGACGACCGGCCTGACACCTTTTCCGGCGGCATGCAGCAGCGCGTGCAGATCGCGCGCAATCTGGTCACCCACCCGCGGCTGGTGTTCATGGACGAGCCGACGGGCGGACTCGACGTCTCGGTGCAGGCGCGGCTGCTCGACCTGCTGCGCGGCCTGGTGGCGGAGCTCGCCCTGTCGGCCATCGTGGTGACCCACGACCTCGCCGTGGCCCGGCTGCTCTGCCAGCAGCTCATGGTCATGCGCCAGGGCGAGATCGTCGAGCAGGGTCTGACCGATCAGGTGCTCGACGACCCGCAGCATCCCTACACGCAGCTGCTCGTCAGCTCCGTCCTGCAGCCCTGA
- the phnL gene encoding phosphonate C-P lyase system protein PhnL produces MNDMLRVENVAKSFTLHLQGGIELAVLENVSLSVSAGECVALAGDSGSGKSTLMRMIYGNYRCDEGAIRVRHGDAWVDLAKADPWTITEVRRRTLGYVSQFLRVIPRVPTLEIVAEPAMARGVGRDEALDRARQLLERLRVPERLWSLPPATFSGGEQQRINVARGFIARFPVMLLDEPTASLDAANRATVLELIEEAKSAGAAVVGIFHDADARTQVADRSFAVAARAGAGAA; encoded by the coding sequence ATGAACGACATGCTCCGGGTCGAGAACGTCGCCAAGAGCTTCACGCTCCACTTGCAGGGTGGGATCGAACTCGCTGTTCTGGAAAATGTTTCCCTGTCCGTGAGCGCCGGCGAGTGCGTCGCCCTTGCCGGCGATTCCGGCAGCGGCAAGAGCACGCTGATGCGGATGATCTACGGCAACTACCGCTGCGACGAAGGCGCCATCCGCGTCCGTCATGGCGACGCGTGGGTCGATCTGGCGAAGGCCGATCCCTGGACGATCACCGAGGTTCGCCGGCGCACCCTGGGTTATGTCAGCCAGTTCCTGCGCGTCATCCCGCGCGTGCCGACGCTGGAGATCGTCGCCGAGCCGGCCATGGCGCGCGGCGTGGGGCGTGACGAAGCGCTGGACCGAGCCCGGCAATTGCTGGAACGGCTGCGTGTGCCGGAGCGGCTCTGGTCGCTGCCGCCGGCGACCTTCTCGGGCGGCGAGCAGCAGCGCATCAATGTCGCCCGCGGTTTCATCGCGCGCTTTCCGGTCATGCTGCTGGACGAGCCGACGGCGTCGCTGGACGCCGCCAACCGCGCGACCGTGCTGGAACTGATCGAGGAGGCGAAATCCGCAGGCGCGGCAGTGGTCGGCATCTTCCACGATGCGGACGCGCGGACGCAGGTCGCCGACCGAAGCTTCGCGGTCGCCGCGCGCGCCGGCGCGGGCGCCGCATGA
- a CDS encoding arylsulfatase, with translation MGYTHPGEPDFGGRIGRTVDESEAWWPRETLPKGKPNIVLIVLDDTGFAHFGSYGSTIETPNTDALAANGLRYTSFHTTALCSPTRACILTGRNHHAVRMRAISNMDSGFPNMRGAMPRSAATVAEILRESGYATMCTGKWHLAPMSECSAAGPFHNWPLQKGFDRYYGFLQGETDQFHPELTHDNHFVDPPAGPEEGYHFSEDMVDQSIRMVRDMTSLVPERPFFLYMAFGATHSPHHAPKDFMEKYRGRYDAGWDAVREEWYARQLDMGVIPAGTKLAPRNPGVRPWKNLSENVRAFSNRLQEAFAAMLDHTDQQIGRFVSALEEVGQLDNTLLIVMSDNGASQEGGATGVFDEMRYFNGLKEDVDEAVKHLDLIGGPRSHSNIPWGWAQAGNSPLKWYKQNTHGGGVRDPLIVHWPEKLKGQEGQFRRPFAYATDIAATILDAAGLEPPEEVAGVKQMPMHGVSLLPTLTDPAARPNRAVQYFEMLGHRGIWRDGWKAVTRHDRRQSFDEDRWELYHLDEDFSESDDLAGAQPEKVKEMVDLWWQEAEKHGVLPLDDRGAAQLFRASRRAGTPTARSRFTYYPPLSHIVADACPSAARDFTMTAEITYPEAGGDGALIARGTINSGYVLFVQGGRVVFDYNCFRDHSRIEAAEPLAPGDHVVEVAVTRTGDHAAEAVLRIDGAEAGRAAIPLLVRILSSTGMDFGRSMAPVTDDYRAPFEYPGRIARVIFDLPKPMTGKDRAAEASAEARAAMTRQ, from the coding sequence ATGGGCTACACGCATCCGGGGGAACCCGATTTCGGCGGCAGGATCGGCCGCACGGTCGACGAATCCGAAGCGTGGTGGCCCCGGGAAACGCTGCCGAAGGGCAAGCCGAACATCGTCCTGATCGTGCTCGACGACACCGGCTTCGCGCATTTCGGCAGCTATGGTTCCACCATCGAGACGCCGAACACGGACGCGCTGGCCGCGAACGGCCTGCGCTACACCAGTTTCCACACGACCGCACTCTGTTCGCCGACGCGGGCCTGCATCCTGACCGGGCGCAACCATCACGCCGTGCGCATGCGCGCCATCTCCAACATGGATTCCGGCTTCCCGAACATGCGCGGCGCCATGCCCCGCTCGGCGGCGACGGTGGCGGAGATCCTGCGCGAGAGCGGCTACGCCACGATGTGCACGGGCAAGTGGCACCTGGCGCCGATGAGTGAATGTTCTGCAGCAGGACCGTTCCATAACTGGCCGTTACAGAAGGGTTTTGACCGCTATTACGGCTTCCTGCAGGGGGAAACGGACCAGTTCCATCCGGAGCTGACCCACGACAATCACTTCGTCGATCCGCCGGCGGGACCGGAGGAGGGCTATCACTTCTCCGAGGACATGGTCGACCAGTCGATCCGCATGGTGCGCGACATGACCTCGCTGGTACCGGAACGGCCGTTCTTCCTCTACATGGCGTTCGGCGCGACCCATTCGCCGCACCATGCGCCGAAGGACTTCATGGAGAAGTACCGCGGGCGCTACGACGCCGGCTGGGATGCGGTGCGTGAGGAATGGTACGCGCGCCAGCTCGATATGGGCGTGATTCCGGCGGGTACGAAGCTGGCGCCGCGCAATCCCGGCGTGCGGCCCTGGAAGAACCTTTCCGAGAACGTACGGGCCTTCTCCAACCGCCTGCAGGAGGCCTTCGCGGCCATGCTGGATCACACCGACCAGCAGATCGGGCGCTTCGTCAGCGCCCTCGAAGAGGTGGGCCAGCTCGACAACACACTGTTGATCGTCATGTCCGACAACGGCGCCAGCCAGGAAGGCGGGGCGACCGGGGTCTTCGATGAAATGCGTTATTTCAATGGCTTGAAGGAAGATGTTGACGAGGCAGTGAAGCATCTGGACCTGATCGGCGGCCCGCGGAGCCATTCCAACATCCCCTGGGGCTGGGCGCAGGCCGGCAACTCGCCGCTGAAATGGTACAAGCAGAACACCCATGGCGGCGGCGTCCGCGACCCCCTGATCGTCCATTGGCCGGAAAAACTGAAGGGCCAGGAGGGACAGTTCCGCCGGCCGTTCGCCTACGCCACCGACATTGCCGCGACGATCCTCGACGCCGCCGGGCTGGAACCGCCGGAGGAGGTCGCCGGTGTGAAGCAGATGCCCATGCACGGCGTCAGCCTGCTGCCGACGCTGACCGATCCGGCGGCGCGGCCGAACCGGGCGGTGCAGTATTTCGAGATGCTGGGTCACCGCGGCATCTGGCGTGACGGCTGGAAGGCGGTGACCCGCCACGACCGCCGCCAAAGTTTCGACGAGGACCGCTGGGAACTCTATCACCTGGACGAGGACTTCTCGGAAAGCGACGACCTCGCCGGGGCGCAGCCGGAGAAAGTCAAGGAGATGGTGGACCTCTGGTGGCAGGAGGCGGAGAAGCACGGCGTCCTGCCGCTGGACGACCGGGGCGCGGCGCAGCTCTTCCGCGCGTCCCGCCGCGCGGGCACACCGACGGCGCGCAGCCGCTTCACCTATTACCCGCCGCTCAGCCATATCGTCGCCGACGCCTGTCCCAGCGCCGCGCGGGACTTCACCATGACGGCGGAGATCACTTATCCCGAGGCGGGCGGCGACGGCGCGCTGATCGCCCGCGGCACCATCAATTCCGGCTATGTCCTGTTCGTCCAGGGCGGGCGTGTGGTCTTCGACTACAACTGTTTCCGCGATCACAGCCGGATCGAGGCCGCCGAACCGCTTGCGCCCGGCGATCATGTGGTCGAGGTTGCGGTGACGCGCACCGGCGACCACGCGGCCGAGGCGGTTCTCCGCATCGACGGGGCCGAAGCGGGGCGGGCGGCGATCCCGCTGCTGGTCCGGATCCTGTCGTCGACGGGCATGGATTTCGGGCGCTCCATGGCGCCGGTCACCGACGACTACCGCGCGCCCTTCGAGTATCCGGGACGGATCGCGCGGGTGATCTTCGACCTGCCGAAGCCCATGACAGGCAAGGACCGCGCGGCGGAAGCCAGCGCCGAGGCGCGTGCGGCCATGACGAGGCAATAG